One Odontesthes bonariensis isolate fOdoBon6 chromosome 17, fOdoBon6.hap1, whole genome shotgun sequence genomic window carries:
- the LOC142366616 gene encoding zinc finger MYM-type protein 4-like isoform X5, translating into MADSEEFRLKRLQHEERMSRVFDEVMGLGDFADSSRGSVSSSKSGGQNDAKGLDETSGQGENQPVKEDSNCSRPEEKVDEAVGESSFPRLTSSSPKQRSLFNMGTREGGGGGSGGAAFDDALDGLPLYGPEEEDEDWHFALPMGSLEDVDVGKANAKRSQLRQQGGASQGDAFAPKPGEEDEEEEEQEREGSGESANTSHSSRDNTPDNSRDDGVLNQTEETEDSQQEETSEAAPVKDSNPPTPPTINIKDEPIDEGYDAALLPQSSIRQIKEELEQQEEELRISSVYSVGGGNTFTSPSLPPAVPAPTPTAIFIPGRGAVLQAMAPLTIRPPAPIPPSLATLAPVLPRPPQPAVPGSVRCSGCSKVLLKGQTAFQRKGSTQLFCSTVCLTGHLPPASKNRACFQCNREIIQPRDMITIPASDNTIMHFCGQFCLSVFRHKRKQVDKIPEHWTDKQLERKPEKPPEKQVERLPDKPVCSVCKVTNKQIEHEVTHQGRLHRLCSDACFVTWRKLRQLAMNCCDGCGLYCNSNSGSCQTLTIDRSPLNFCSSTCIATYKQTCRKTTECANCRKIAIVSSTIMERDQKGKIQLYCSSACVEQSRPPQHNLTGTPFPCSLCKVSAVPQYHLAMVDGTIRNFCSHACVTTYRKSGYTSQSELTNGTSFLRDPSVRDAPKPGPSAGASSVPPIPQDCPSSVSYPGHHPSHTSVPPLVPPYSAVSSPVVSGQAQSRSPPDQPLKPADGSGDAPKLTCCQCSRQFGTKPLLFSQQGRISMFCSKTCSELYKTQKNILGFCEYCKQEKVLLDTISYNQQDLSFCGENCKMLFKHDVTSRNKDHCWLPCTYCSGIVQKMLCSHYGGKIEEFCRPHCMSQYTVLYYGMGRCDGCRKQGYMTEKLQCLGSVRNFCNMPCLLQYCYLNFESSQHGTSNGTGTAPQTPCAPTQPHHNSKMNPVIADVVSLANGSATQPNVSADTALTGALPTSNVDGKNLDHASTQTDAMRASTPRRRQMKNKSVLCRPFTVDQEIMCQLPTESGGKENVKVLMVTVPVPVFIPVPMNMYSQHTPVPMVIPVPVPVPIVVPPQAKDTKEAGVQSETFAEEEKQESVSTADQSTFTSTGDMKSGVVTPTVPVDEKAHKAVQTDLHLTVHSERSPESADLQLDIQPGTSKTASGPPDTSPKDLPPSSPVMDLETDFPSELLDQKPTVPQRGVKRSREGSTGRKRGRRRTGLVGRRAVATPAASKLNHVYGVKAWRSWVQLCNKQPQKANRVGVKEDILQCDAAELSFALSRFIREARRPNGEAYSPDSVLYLCLGIQQYLFMTGRIENIFTDERYGQFASEISGMLQLWRPKLLPSGCVVPSRVEESYLWECKQLGAYSPIVLLNTLLFFCTKNFHLTTLAQHQRLTFSNFTRCSKSCSRAGKVCYLQYQKSAAAASGWDQTERFRKRPAESEADPEMLENVTNPLRCPVRLYEFYLSRCPESVKKRTDVFYLQPELNVHTHSPHWYTSQPLNASTLQSMLTRILAVREVQQDAARHQRSAAAEGGAE; encoded by the exons CACGAGGAGCGCATGTCCAGAGTGTTCGATGAAGTGATGGGGCTGGGAGACTTTGCCGACTCCTCCAGGGGCTCCGTCTCTTCTTCCAAGAGTGGCGGTCAGAACGACGCAAAGGGTCTAGATGAAACGTCCGGACAAGGAGAAAACCAGCCGGTAAAAGAAGATAGTAACTGCAGCAGACCAGAGGAAAAGGTGGATGAGGCTGTGGGGGAGTCGAGCTTTCCTCGCCTTACGTCCTCGTCCCCTAAACAGCGCTCCTTATTTAACATGGGAACCAGagaaggaggaggtggaggaagtGGGGGTGCAGCGTTTGACGATGCACTGGATGGCCTTCCTCTGTATGGaccagaggaggaggacgaaGACTGGCACTTTGCCCTGCCAATGGGCTCTCTGGAGGATGTTGACGTGGGTAAGGCCAATGCAAAAAGAAGCCAACTTAGACAGCAGGGCGGCGCATCCCAAGGCGATGCGTTCGCTCCTAAGCCTggagaggaagatgaggaagaggaggagcaagAGAGGGAGGGGAGCGGCGAGTCTGCCAACACCTCCCACTCCTCCCGGGACAACACACCGGACAACAGCAGAG ATGATGGCGTCCTAAACCAGACGGAGGAGACCGAAGACAGCCAACAGGAAGAG ACGTCTGAGGCCGCTCCAGTGAAGGACAGTAATCCCCCGACGCCTCCAACCATCAATATCAAAGACGAGCCTATTGATGAAGGTTATGATGCTGCTCTGCTTCCTCAGAGCTCCATCAGGCAAATCAAAGAGGAGCTGGAGCAACAGGAG GAAGAGCTAAGGATCAGCTCCGTCTACTCTGTGGGAGGAGGGAACACCTTCACCTCCCCTTCCT TGCCACCAGCTGTCCCAGCCCCGACTCCGACAGCCATTTTTATCCCTGGCAGAGGAGCTGTCCTGCAGGCCATGGCTCCCCTCACGATAAGACCGCCAGCTCCAATCCCACCTTCGCTCGCCACTCTGGCGCCAGTGCTGCCACGCCCACCGCAGCCCGCTGTTCCTGGTAGCGTCCGCTGCAGCGGCTGCTCTAAG gttCTGTTGAAAGGTCAAACGGCGTTCCAGAGAAAAGGGTCAACGCAGCTTTTCTGCTCCACAGTCTGTCTGACGGGCCACCTTCCTCCAGCCAGCAAGAACCGAGCCTGTTTCCAGTGCAACAG GGAGATCATTCAGCCCCGGGACATGATAACGATCCCAGCAAGCGACAACACCATCATGCACTTTTGTGGTCAGTTCTGTCTGTCCGTCTTCAGACACAAGAGGAAACAGGTTGATAAGATTCCAGAGCATTGGACTGATAAACAATTGGAGAGGAAGCCCGAGAAACCGCCCGAGAAGCAGGTGGAGCGTCTGCCCGATAAACCCGTTTGTAGTGTCTGCAAAGTCACCAACAAG CAGATCGAGCATGAGGTCACCCATCAAGGCCGCCTGCACAGACTCTGTAGCGATGCCTGTTTTGTAACCTGGCGTAAGCTGCGTCAGCTCGCCATGAACTGCTGCGACGGTTGTGGACTCTACTGTAATAGCAACTCAGGTTCCTGTCAGACTCTCACAATTGACAGATCTCCGCTCAACTTCTGTAGTTCCACCTGCATTGCCACCTACAAACAG ACCTGCAGAAAGACGACAGAGTGTGCTAACTGTCGCAAGATAGCGATAGTATCCTCAACCATCATGGAACGAGACCAAAAGGGCAAAATTCAGCTTTACTGTTCATCTGCTTGTGTGGAGCAGAGTCGACCACCACAGCATAATCTCACAG GTACTCCGTTCCCATGCTCCCTGTGCAAAGTTTCAGCCGTTCCTCAGTATCATTTGGCCATGGTGGATGGCACCATCAGAAACTTCTGCTCCCACGCCTGTGTGACCACATACAGG AAGTCTGGTTACACATCTCAGTCAGAGCTGACCAATGGAACCTCGTTTCTCAGGGACCCCTCCGTCAGAGATGCTCCAAAGCCGGGACCCTCAGCCGGAGCCAGCTCGGTCCCTCCCATTCCTCAGGATTGCCCATCTTCAGTCTCGTACCCAGGCCATCATCCCAGTCATACCTCAGTGCCCCCACTAGTGCCTCCTTACTCGGCCGTGTCCTCCCCAGTCGTGTCGGGACAAGCCCAGTCCAGATCGCCCCCAGATCAGCCGCTGAAACCAGCAGACGGGTCCGGTGACGCTCCCAAACTGACCTGCTGTCAGTGCAGCAGACAGTTCGGCACCAAGCCGCTGCTTTTCAGTCAGCAA GGCCGGATATCTATGTTCTGCAGTAAGACGTGTTCTGAACTGTATAAAACGCAGAAGAACATTCTTGGGTTCTGCGAGTACTGTAAACAGGAGAAGGTGCTTTTGGACACCATCAGCTACAACCAACAGGACCTGTCATTCTGCGGTGAAA ACTGTAAGATGCTCTTCAAACATGACGTGACTTCGCGTAACAAGGACCACTGCTGGCTTCCCTGCACCTATTGCTCGGGCATTGTTCAGAAGATGCTTTGCAGCCACTACGGAGGCAAGATTGAGGAGTTCTGCAGGCCTCACTGCATGTCCCAGTACACGGTTCTCTACTACGGG ATGGGTCGGTGTGACGGCTGTAGGAAGCAGGGCTACATGACTGAGAAGCTGCAGTGTTTGGGTTCGGTCCGTAACTTCTGCAACATGCCCTGCCTGCTGCAGTACTGCTACCTTAATTTTGAGTCGAGCCAGCACGGCACCAGTAATGGCACTGGTACTGCCCCTCAAACGCCATGCG CTCCAACACAGCCCCACCACAACTCAAAGATGAATCCCGTCATCGCTGACGTCGTCTCGTTGGCCAACGGTTCGGCCACTCAGCCCAACGTGTCGGCGGACACCGCTCTGACCG GAGCGCTTCCGACCTCCAACGTAGACGGCAAGAACCTCGACCAC GCCAGCACTCAGACCGACGCCATGCGTGCGTCCACGCCCCGTCGCCGTCAGATGAAGAACAAGTCGGTTCTGTGCCGACCGTTCACCGTGGACCAAGAAATCATGTGCCAGCTGCCCACCGAATCAGGAG GGAAGGAGAATGTGAAGGTGTTAATGGTTACAGTCCCAGTACCAGTCTTCATTCCAGTGCCTATGAACATGTACTCCCAGCACACACCTGTCCCGATGGTGATACCTGTGCCT GTTCCAGTACCGATTGTAGTGCCACCACAGGCCAAAGACACCAAAGAGGCTGGTGTCCAGTCAGAGACGtttgcagaagaagaaaaacaggaatctgTTTCCACAGCAG ACCAGAGCACCTTTACTTCTACCGGAGACATGAAGTCTGGAGTTGTCACTCCCACAGTTCCTGTGGATGAGAAGGCTCACAAAGCAGTACAGACTGACCTGCACCTTACTGTACATTCGGAGCGGAGCCCAGAGTCCGCCGATCTTCAGCTTGATATCCAGCCAGGAACGAGCAAAACGGCGAGCGGCCCTCCCGACACCAGTCCCAAAGATCTGCCTCCCTCCTCGCCTGTGATGGACCTGGAAACCGACTTCCCGTCTG AGTTGTTGGATCAGAAGCCGACTGTTCCACAGCGAGGAGTGAAGAGATCCAGGGAGGGTTCCACCGGCCGGAAACGG GGTCGCAGGCGGACCGGGTTGGTCGGCCGCCGTGCAGTAGCCACCCCGGCCGCCTCCAAACTGAACCACGTCTACGGGGTGAAAGCCTGGAGAAGTTGGGTCCAACTCTGCAACAAACAGCCACAAAAAG CCAATCGAGTGGGAGTTAAAGAGGACATCCTTCAGTGCGACGCCGCTGAGCTGAGCTTCGCTCTGTCCCGCTTCATCAGAGAAGCGCGGCGGCCAAACGGCGAGGCCTACAGCCCGGACAGCGTCCTCTACCTCTGCCTGGGGATACAGCAG TATCTGTTCATGACGGGCCGGATAGAGAACATCTTTACCGATGAGCGGTACGGTCAGTTTGCCAGTGAGATCAGTGGGATGCTGCAACTCTGGAGACCAAAGCTGCTGCCAAGCG GTTGCGTCGTTCCCTCCCGAGTGGAGGAGTCGTACCTGTGGGAGTGTAAGCAGCTGGGCGCGTACTCCCCCATCGTGTTGCTCAACACGCTGCTCTTCTTCTGCACCAAAAACTTCCACTTAACCACCCTGGCGCAACACCAGCGCTTGACTTTCTCCAACTTCACTCGGTGCTCCAAATCCTGCAGTCGAGCTGGGAAAGTCTGCTACCTCCAGTACCAGAAAAGCGCCGCCGCCGCGTCCGGCTGGGATCAGACAG
- the LOC142366616 gene encoding zinc finger MYM-type protein 4-like isoform X4, with protein sequence MADSEEFRLKRLQVTREEVNVDRSQGSHIIHEERMSRVFDEVMGLGDFADSSRGSVSSSKSGGQNDAKGLDETSGQGENQPVKEDSNCSRPEEKVDEAVGESSFPRLTSSSPKQRSLFNMGTREGGGGGSGGAAFDDALDGLPLYGPEEEDEDWHFALPMGSLEDVDVGKANAKRSQLRQQGGASQGDAFAPKPGEEDEEEEEQEREGSGESANTSHSSRDNTPDNSRDDGVLNQTEETEDSQQEETSEAAPVKDSNPPTPPTINIKDEPIDEGYDAALLPQSSIRQIKEELEQQEEELRISSVYSVGGGNTFTSPSLPPAVPAPTPTAIFIPGRGAVLQAMAPLTIRPPAPIPPSLATLAPVLPRPPQPAVPGSVRCSGCSKVLLKGQTAFQRKGSTQLFCSTVCLTGHLPPASKNRACFQCNREIIQPRDMITIPASDNTIMHFCGQFCLSVFRHKRKQVDKIPEHWTDKQLERKPEKPPEKQVERLPDKPVCSVCKVTNKQIEHEVTHQGRLHRLCSDACFVTWRKLRQLAMNCCDGCGLYCNSNSGSCQTLTIDRSPLNFCSSTCIATYKQTCRKTTECANCRKIAIVSSTIMERDQKGKIQLYCSSACVEQSRPPQHNLTGTPFPCSLCKVSAVPQYHLAMVDGTIRNFCSHACVTTYRKSGYTSQSELTNGTSFLRDPSVRDAPKPGPSAGASSVPPIPQDCPSSVSYPGHHPSHTSVPPLVPPYSAVSSPVVSGQAQSRSPPDQPLKPADGSGDAPKLTCCQCSRQFGTKPLLFSQQGRISMFCSKTCSELYKTQKNILGFCEYCKQEKVLLDTISYNQQDLSFCGENCKMLFKHDVTSRNKDHCWLPCTYCSGIVQKMLCSHYGGKIEEFCRPHCMSQYTVLYYGMGRCDGCRKQGYMTEKLQCLGSVRNFCNMPCLLQYCYLNFESSQHGTSNGTGTAPQTPCAPTQPHHNSKMNPVIADVVSLANGSATQPNVSADTALTGALPTSNVDGKNLDHASTQTDAMRASTPRRRQMKNKSVLCRPFTVDQEIMCQLPTESGGKENVKVLMVTVPVPVFIPVPMNMYSQHTPVPMVIPVPVPVPIVVPPQAKDTKEAGVQSETFAEEEKQESVSTADQSTFTSTGDMKSGVVTPTVPVDEKAHKAVQTDLHLTVHSERSPESADLQLDIQPGTSKTASGPPDTSPKDLPPSSPVMDLETDFPSELLDQKPTVPQRGVKRSREGSTGRKRGRRRTGLVGRRAVATPAASKLNHVYGVKAWRSWVQLCNKQPQKANRVGVKEDILQCDAAELSFALSRFIREARRPNGEAYSPDSVLYLCLGIQQYLFMTGRIENIFTDERYGQFASEISGMLQLWRPKLLPSGCVVPSRVEESYLWECKQLGAYSPIVLLNTLLFFCTKNFHLTTLAQHQRLTFSNFTRCSKSCSRAGKVCYLQYQKSAAAASGWDQTERFRKRPAESEADPEMLENVTNPLRCPVRLYEFYLSRCPESVKKRTDVFYLQPELNVHTHSPHWYTSQPLNASTLQSMLTRILAVREVQQDAARHQRSAAAEGGAE encoded by the exons CACGAGGAGCGCATGTCCAGAGTGTTCGATGAAGTGATGGGGCTGGGAGACTTTGCCGACTCCTCCAGGGGCTCCGTCTCTTCTTCCAAGAGTGGCGGTCAGAACGACGCAAAGGGTCTAGATGAAACGTCCGGACAAGGAGAAAACCAGCCGGTAAAAGAAGATAGTAACTGCAGCAGACCAGAGGAAAAGGTGGATGAGGCTGTGGGGGAGTCGAGCTTTCCTCGCCTTACGTCCTCGTCCCCTAAACAGCGCTCCTTATTTAACATGGGAACCAGagaaggaggaggtggaggaagtGGGGGTGCAGCGTTTGACGATGCACTGGATGGCCTTCCTCTGTATGGaccagaggaggaggacgaaGACTGGCACTTTGCCCTGCCAATGGGCTCTCTGGAGGATGTTGACGTGGGTAAGGCCAATGCAAAAAGAAGCCAACTTAGACAGCAGGGCGGCGCATCCCAAGGCGATGCGTTCGCTCCTAAGCCTggagaggaagatgaggaagaggaggagcaagAGAGGGAGGGGAGCGGCGAGTCTGCCAACACCTCCCACTCCTCCCGGGACAACACACCGGACAACAGCAGAG ATGATGGCGTCCTAAACCAGACGGAGGAGACCGAAGACAGCCAACAGGAAGAG ACGTCTGAGGCCGCTCCAGTGAAGGACAGTAATCCCCCGACGCCTCCAACCATCAATATCAAAGACGAGCCTATTGATGAAGGTTATGATGCTGCTCTGCTTCCTCAGAGCTCCATCAGGCAAATCAAAGAGGAGCTGGAGCAACAGGAG GAAGAGCTAAGGATCAGCTCCGTCTACTCTGTGGGAGGAGGGAACACCTTCACCTCCCCTTCCT TGCCACCAGCTGTCCCAGCCCCGACTCCGACAGCCATTTTTATCCCTGGCAGAGGAGCTGTCCTGCAGGCCATGGCTCCCCTCACGATAAGACCGCCAGCTCCAATCCCACCTTCGCTCGCCACTCTGGCGCCAGTGCTGCCACGCCCACCGCAGCCCGCTGTTCCTGGTAGCGTCCGCTGCAGCGGCTGCTCTAAG gttCTGTTGAAAGGTCAAACGGCGTTCCAGAGAAAAGGGTCAACGCAGCTTTTCTGCTCCACAGTCTGTCTGACGGGCCACCTTCCTCCAGCCAGCAAGAACCGAGCCTGTTTCCAGTGCAACAG GGAGATCATTCAGCCCCGGGACATGATAACGATCCCAGCAAGCGACAACACCATCATGCACTTTTGTGGTCAGTTCTGTCTGTCCGTCTTCAGACACAAGAGGAAACAGGTTGATAAGATTCCAGAGCATTGGACTGATAAACAATTGGAGAGGAAGCCCGAGAAACCGCCCGAGAAGCAGGTGGAGCGTCTGCCCGATAAACCCGTTTGTAGTGTCTGCAAAGTCACCAACAAG CAGATCGAGCATGAGGTCACCCATCAAGGCCGCCTGCACAGACTCTGTAGCGATGCCTGTTTTGTAACCTGGCGTAAGCTGCGTCAGCTCGCCATGAACTGCTGCGACGGTTGTGGACTCTACTGTAATAGCAACTCAGGTTCCTGTCAGACTCTCACAATTGACAGATCTCCGCTCAACTTCTGTAGTTCCACCTGCATTGCCACCTACAAACAG ACCTGCAGAAAGACGACAGAGTGTGCTAACTGTCGCAAGATAGCGATAGTATCCTCAACCATCATGGAACGAGACCAAAAGGGCAAAATTCAGCTTTACTGTTCATCTGCTTGTGTGGAGCAGAGTCGACCACCACAGCATAATCTCACAG GTACTCCGTTCCCATGCTCCCTGTGCAAAGTTTCAGCCGTTCCTCAGTATCATTTGGCCATGGTGGATGGCACCATCAGAAACTTCTGCTCCCACGCCTGTGTGACCACATACAGG AAGTCTGGTTACACATCTCAGTCAGAGCTGACCAATGGAACCTCGTTTCTCAGGGACCCCTCCGTCAGAGATGCTCCAAAGCCGGGACCCTCAGCCGGAGCCAGCTCGGTCCCTCCCATTCCTCAGGATTGCCCATCTTCAGTCTCGTACCCAGGCCATCATCCCAGTCATACCTCAGTGCCCCCACTAGTGCCTCCTTACTCGGCCGTGTCCTCCCCAGTCGTGTCGGGACAAGCCCAGTCCAGATCGCCCCCAGATCAGCCGCTGAAACCAGCAGACGGGTCCGGTGACGCTCCCAAACTGACCTGCTGTCAGTGCAGCAGACAGTTCGGCACCAAGCCGCTGCTTTTCAGTCAGCAA GGCCGGATATCTATGTTCTGCAGTAAGACGTGTTCTGAACTGTATAAAACGCAGAAGAACATTCTTGGGTTCTGCGAGTACTGTAAACAGGAGAAGGTGCTTTTGGACACCATCAGCTACAACCAACAGGACCTGTCATTCTGCGGTGAAA ACTGTAAGATGCTCTTCAAACATGACGTGACTTCGCGTAACAAGGACCACTGCTGGCTTCCCTGCACCTATTGCTCGGGCATTGTTCAGAAGATGCTTTGCAGCCACTACGGAGGCAAGATTGAGGAGTTCTGCAGGCCTCACTGCATGTCCCAGTACACGGTTCTCTACTACGGG ATGGGTCGGTGTGACGGCTGTAGGAAGCAGGGCTACATGACTGAGAAGCTGCAGTGTTTGGGTTCGGTCCGTAACTTCTGCAACATGCCCTGCCTGCTGCAGTACTGCTACCTTAATTTTGAGTCGAGCCAGCACGGCACCAGTAATGGCACTGGTACTGCCCCTCAAACGCCATGCG CTCCAACACAGCCCCACCACAACTCAAAGATGAATCCCGTCATCGCTGACGTCGTCTCGTTGGCCAACGGTTCGGCCACTCAGCCCAACGTGTCGGCGGACACCGCTCTGACCG GAGCGCTTCCGACCTCCAACGTAGACGGCAAGAACCTCGACCAC GCCAGCACTCAGACCGACGCCATGCGTGCGTCCACGCCCCGTCGCCGTCAGATGAAGAACAAGTCGGTTCTGTGCCGACCGTTCACCGTGGACCAAGAAATCATGTGCCAGCTGCCCACCGAATCAGGAG GGAAGGAGAATGTGAAGGTGTTAATGGTTACAGTCCCAGTACCAGTCTTCATTCCAGTGCCTATGAACATGTACTCCCAGCACACACCTGTCCCGATGGTGATACCTGTGCCT GTTCCAGTACCGATTGTAGTGCCACCACAGGCCAAAGACACCAAAGAGGCTGGTGTCCAGTCAGAGACGtttgcagaagaagaaaaacaggaatctgTTTCCACAGCAG ACCAGAGCACCTTTACTTCTACCGGAGACATGAAGTCTGGAGTTGTCACTCCCACAGTTCCTGTGGATGAGAAGGCTCACAAAGCAGTACAGACTGACCTGCACCTTACTGTACATTCGGAGCGGAGCCCAGAGTCCGCCGATCTTCAGCTTGATATCCAGCCAGGAACGAGCAAAACGGCGAGCGGCCCTCCCGACACCAGTCCCAAAGATCTGCCTCCCTCCTCGCCTGTGATGGACCTGGAAACCGACTTCCCGTCTG AGTTGTTGGATCAGAAGCCGACTGTTCCACAGCGAGGAGTGAAGAGATCCAGGGAGGGTTCCACCGGCCGGAAACGG GGTCGCAGGCGGACCGGGTTGGTCGGCCGCCGTGCAGTAGCCACCCCGGCCGCCTCCAAACTGAACCACGTCTACGGGGTGAAAGCCTGGAGAAGTTGGGTCCAACTCTGCAACAAACAGCCACAAAAAG CCAATCGAGTGGGAGTTAAAGAGGACATCCTTCAGTGCGACGCCGCTGAGCTGAGCTTCGCTCTGTCCCGCTTCATCAGAGAAGCGCGGCGGCCAAACGGCGAGGCCTACAGCCCGGACAGCGTCCTCTACCTCTGCCTGGGGATACAGCAG TATCTGTTCATGACGGGCCGGATAGAGAACATCTTTACCGATGAGCGGTACGGTCAGTTTGCCAGTGAGATCAGTGGGATGCTGCAACTCTGGAGACCAAAGCTGCTGCCAAGCG GTTGCGTCGTTCCCTCCCGAGTGGAGGAGTCGTACCTGTGGGAGTGTAAGCAGCTGGGCGCGTACTCCCCCATCGTGTTGCTCAACACGCTGCTCTTCTTCTGCACCAAAAACTTCCACTTAACCACCCTGGCGCAACACCAGCGCTTGACTTTCTCCAACTTCACTCGGTGCTCCAAATCCTGCAGTCGAGCTGGGAAAGTCTGCTACCTCCAGTACCAGAAAAGCGCCGCCGCCGCGTCCGGCTGGGATCAGACAG